Genomic DNA from Hordeum vulgare subsp. vulgare chromosome 2H, MorexV3_pseudomolecules_assembly, whole genome shotgun sequence:
GGAGTGTAACACGCTTGCCGGTCCGCGTGGCGACGGTGAGGGGGTAGCTGTGGTCGTAGAGACTGAACCACCGGCCTGCCGGGAAATAGGCGTCGACGGTGGTGGCGCCCGGCTGTAGCACCGGAGACACGAGCACGCCGCGGCCGAGCAGGAACTGCTTGTCCACGCCGTAGGTGTCGGCGTCCTGTGGGTAGGAGAAGAAGAGCGGGCGCACGATGGGCGCCCCCGTCGTGTGCGCCTCGTACATGAGCGTGTAGATGTAGGGGAGCAGACGGTACCGCGTCCCGAACGCCTTCCTCGCCGACCGCGCCGTCGACTCCCACACGTAGAGCTCTCGTCGTTCGGTGGTTCTCTCCGTGTGCGCCCTCGCGAACGGGTAGAATGCACCGAGCTGGATCCAGCGGCTGCACAGCTCCTGGGTCGTGTTGCCCCTGAAGCCGCAGAGGTCGGCGCCGACCATGGGGATGCCGAAGATGCCAAAGCTAAGcatagtgttgatggagttggcaaGCTCGTCCCACCTTGCCGAGTTGTCGCCGGTCCAGTGCGCGGCGTAGCGGCCCGCTCCGGGGAAGGTGGAGCGGCTGAGCACGAAGGGGCGGCGCGCCGTGTCCTTGAGCAGTGCGGCATGCGTGGCGCGTGCCTCGTAGAGGCCGAAGAGGTTGTGCGCGTCGTACTCGGACACGTTGTTGTAGTGCACCGTGGAGACCGGCACGGTTTGGTTGTTGAGGGGACGATGCGTGCCGGAGTTGTTGATGTGGTATGGCGGGTCGTCCAGCGCGTTGAGCGGCTGCCAGGCCCCGAAGTTGGAGGGCTCGTTCATGTCGCACCACAGCCCGTCAACGGGGATGGTCCGCCGGAACTCGGAGATCTTGTGCGCCCAGTACTCGGCGGCGCGTGGGTTGATGAAGTCCGGGAAGTAGACCTCGCCTGGCCACACCCTGCCCACCACGTTGGTGCCGTTTCGCTTGAGGAAGAAGTCCTCGTTAGGCGTTGCTTGCCTTTTGATCTCCGGGTCTATGATCACCACGTACTTCTGGCCGTTGCTGTGGAGCCGGTCCACGAACGGCCGGAGACGGTTGGCCGGGAAGTTGATCGGATCTAGCGTGAAGTCCTGGCCACCGTCCATGTAGTCGATATCTGACCAGATCCCCTCCAGTGGGATCTTGGCCTTGGTATAGCCGGCGACCACCTCCTCCAGGTCAGCCACAGTCTTGTAGCCGTACCTGCACTGGTGGAACCCGAATGACCAGTACGGCATCGGGGCAGGGCGACCGATGAACTGGGTGTACTGGTCAACCACGGCGAGCGGAGAGGGGCCGGCGAAGAAGTAGAAGTCGAGCACGCCGCCGATCACCTTGTAGGTGATGTACGACCCGCCATACACTATGTCCATGCCGTTGCTGTTGAGGAGGAGCACGCCATGCGCATTGCCGCCGGAACGCACGTCCATGTAGAATGGGTGCGAGCCGTAGAGGTTGAGGTCCAGTAGATCTGACCTCTCCAGGTCCTCGTTCCACAGTGTGAAGGTGTCATTGGGCTGGAGCCGGAACGTCCGTTTCGTATGCTCGCCCAGACCGTACAATGATGCCCGGCCGGCTGGAAGCGCCGTCGTCACCTCCAAGTACCTGCATTTCAATTCCCATGCCCATCAATCACTTGGTTACTCATGCATAATATATACACACA
This window encodes:
- the LOC123431220 gene encoding probable alpha-glucosidase Os06g0675700, with protein sequence MMAIVSSSGDLLALLTFLICLLHHCSAGYDVESVVGSGNLLSASLKLVNGTTTFGPDVKRLDLTASLETDNRLHVRITDADHTRWEVPEDIMPRSTSVSKDALFQSLGMDNATLPSSATISRVSSDLKFSIHSNPFRFTVSRHSTGDILFDTSATLVFKDRYLEVTTALPAGRASLYGLGEHTKRTFRLQPNDTFTLWNEDLERSDLLDLNLYGSHPFYMDVRSGGNAHGVLLLNSNGMDIVYGGSYITYKVIGGVLDFYFFAGPSPLAVVDQYTQFIGRPAPMPYWSFGFHQCRYGYKTVADLEEVVAGYTKAKIPLEGIWSDIDYMDGGQDFTLDPINFPANRLRPFVDRLHSNGQKYVVIIDPEIKRQATPNEDFFLKRNGTNVVGRVWPGEVYFPDFINPRAAEYWAHKISEFRRTIPVDGLWCDMNEPSNFGAWQPLNALDDPPYHINNSGTHRPLNNQTVPVSTVHYNNVSEYDAHNLFGLYEARATHAALLKDTARRPFVLSRSTFPGAGRYAAHWTGDNSARWDELANSINTMLSFGIFGIPMVGADLCGFRGNTTQELCSRWIQLGAFYPFARAHTERTTERRELYVWESTARSARKAFGTRYRLLPYIYTLMYEAHTTGAPIVRPLFFSYPQDADTYGVDKQFLLGRGVLVSPVLQPGATTVDAYFPAGRWFSLYDHSYPLTVATRTGKRVTLQAPVDSASVHLAGGNILPLQQPGLTTSAARQGEFHLLVALAENGTASGELFLDDGESTEMGGVGGNWTLVRFSCDTAMESKGIFATTVSSHVVHNSYTPSGTSVIGSVVFMGLQSPAKGFTIYVNNVEVKAARTKSLTSGAFSVSGLSLAIGKEFQIKVVMSH